The following are encoded together in the Pectobacterium wasabiae CFBP 3304 genome:
- a CDS encoding amino acid permease encodes MDNQQADGTLKRGLKNRHIQLIALGGAVGTGLFLGIAQTIKMAGPSVLLGYAIGGLIAFLIMRQLGEMVVEEPVAGSFSHFAYKYWGDFAGFASGWNYWVLYVLVAMAELSAVGIYVQYWWPDIPTWVSAAVFFLLINAINLANVKVYGEMEFWFAIIKVAAIIGMIVFGGWLLISGTGGPEATVTNLWAQGGFFPNGGLGLVMAMAVIMFSFGGLELVGITAAEADDPEKSIPRATNQVIYRILIFYIGSLAILLSLYPWGKVVEGGSPFVMIFHELNSNAVATVLNIVVLTAALSVYNSCVYCNSRMLFGLAKQGNGPKALATVDSRGVPVVAIGISALATALCVLINYLIPGKAFELLMALVVSALVINWAMISLAHLKFRAQKDKEGTVTKFKALLYPLGNYLCLLFLAGILVIMFLTPSIQISVMLIPVWLIILGAGYFIKKKNQAA; translated from the coding sequence ATGGATAATCAACAAGCGGACGGCACGCTAAAGCGTGGTTTGAAAAACCGTCATATTCAGTTGATTGCCTTGGGTGGCGCGGTAGGTACTGGCCTCTTTCTTGGTATTGCGCAAACAATCAAAATGGCTGGGCCATCGGTCCTGTTAGGCTATGCGATTGGCGGACTGATCGCGTTTCTCATTATGCGCCAGTTGGGCGAGATGGTGGTTGAAGAGCCGGTAGCCGGATCGTTCAGCCACTTTGCTTATAAATACTGGGGCGATTTCGCTGGGTTTGCGTCTGGATGGAATTATTGGGTGCTGTATGTTCTGGTCGCCATGGCCGAGCTCAGCGCCGTGGGGATTTACGTCCAGTACTGGTGGCCAGATATTCCGACCTGGGTGTCCGCTGCCGTCTTCTTCCTACTGATTAACGCCATCAATCTGGCAAACGTCAAAGTCTACGGTGAGATGGAGTTCTGGTTTGCCATCATCAAAGTCGCCGCGATTATTGGCATGATCGTCTTCGGCGGCTGGCTGTTGATCAGCGGTACAGGCGGGCCAGAAGCCACCGTGACCAACCTGTGGGCGCAAGGCGGGTTCTTCCCGAATGGCGGGCTCGGTCTGGTCATGGCGATGGCCGTTATCATGTTCTCATTCGGTGGTCTGGAACTGGTCGGGATTACCGCAGCAGAAGCTGATGACCCAGAGAAAAGTATTCCACGCGCAACCAATCAGGTGATCTACCGCATCCTGATTTTCTATATCGGCTCGCTCGCGATCCTGCTGTCACTTTACCCATGGGGGAAAGTGGTAGAAGGCGGTAGTCCGTTCGTGATGATCTTCCATGAACTGAACAGCAACGCCGTGGCGACGGTACTGAACATCGTGGTATTGACCGCAGCATTGTCGGTTTACAACAGTTGTGTTTATTGCAACAGCCGCATGCTGTTCGGGCTAGCGAAACAGGGGAATGGGCCAAAAGCATTGGCAACCGTCGATAGTCGCGGCGTACCCGTTGTCGCAATCGGTATTTCCGCACTGGCGACAGCACTCTGTGTGCTGATCAACTACCTTATTCCCGGTAAAGCATTTGAGCTATTAATGGCGCTGGTCGTATCGGCTCTCGTGATTAACTGGGCGATGATCAGTCTGGCACACCTGAAGTTCCGAGCGCAGAAAGATAAAGAAGGTACGGTGACCAAGTTTAAAGCACTGCTTTATCCGCTGGGTAACTACCTCTGTCTGCTGTTCCTGGCCGGTATACTGGTGATTATGTTCCTGACGCCGAGCATTCAGATTTCCGTCATGCTGATTCCGGTTTGGCTGATTATTCTGGGCGCTGGTTACTTCATCAAAAAGAAAAATCAGGCGGCGTAA
- a CDS encoding glycoside-pentoside-hexuronide (GPH):cation symporter, with product MKNNALSVKEKIGYGMGDAGCNMIGGAIMLFLSYFYTDIYGLSPALVGTLLLSIRVIDAVTDPIMGAIADRTQSRWGRFRPYLLWVCVPYVLFSVLMFTTPDWSYNGKVIYAFVTYFLMSLTYTAINIPYCSLGGVITADPHERVSCQSYRFIMVGIATLILSSTLLPMAEWFGGEDKARGYQMSMGVMAIIALFMFLFCFATVQERIKPAIPTNDALKADLRDVWKNDQWPRILLLTLCNVCPGFIRMAATMYYVTWVMGKSVSFASLFISLGVVGMMFGSALAKPLTDRFCKLKVFFWVNIALAIFSSAFYFFNPHLTSFILVMYFLLNVLHQIPSPLHWSLMADVDDYGEWKTGKRITGISFSGNLFFLKVGLAIAGAMVGFLLSYYGYDANAPEQNAEAMNGIIMLFTLIPGVGYLITAGVVRLLKVDRQLMQQIQIDLEKRRNNYRELSESRDSQSPNVKRGGENDEPTSMA from the coding sequence ATGAAGAACAACGCACTGTCCGTTAAAGAAAAGATCGGCTATGGAATGGGTGACGCAGGATGCAACATGATTGGCGGAGCCATCATGCTATTTCTGAGCTACTTCTACACAGATATCTATGGGCTCTCGCCAGCCTTGGTCGGCACCCTGCTACTTTCCATTCGCGTCATCGATGCCGTCACGGACCCGATTATGGGCGCGATCGCCGATCGCACCCAAAGCCGCTGGGGTCGCTTTCGGCCTTATCTGCTTTGGGTCTGCGTGCCCTACGTGCTGTTCAGCGTCCTCATGTTTACCACGCCGGATTGGAGCTACAACGGCAAGGTCATCTACGCGTTCGTCACCTATTTTCTGATGTCGCTGACGTACACCGCCATCAACATCCCCTACTGCTCACTGGGTGGCGTGATAACCGCCGATCCGCATGAGCGAGTTTCCTGCCAGTCATACCGATTCATCATGGTCGGTATCGCCACGCTCATCCTCTCTTCGACGCTGCTGCCTATGGCTGAGTGGTTCGGCGGCGAGGACAAAGCACGCGGCTACCAAATGTCGATGGGCGTGATGGCGATCATTGCCCTATTCATGTTTCTATTTTGCTTTGCTACCGTTCAGGAGCGAATTAAACCCGCCATCCCCACCAACGACGCGCTGAAAGCGGACCTACGAGACGTCTGGAAAAACGACCAATGGCCGCGCATTCTGCTGTTAACCCTGTGCAACGTCTGTCCTGGATTTATCCGCATGGCGGCCACGATGTACTACGTCACGTGGGTAATGGGAAAGTCCGTCTCATTCGCCAGCCTGTTTATCAGTCTCGGCGTGGTCGGCATGATGTTCGGCAGTGCATTGGCGAAACCCCTGACCGACCGTTTCTGCAAGCTGAAAGTGTTTTTCTGGGTCAACATCGCGCTAGCGATCTTTTCCAGCGCCTTCTATTTCTTCAACCCTCACCTGACCAGCTTTATTCTGGTGATGTACTTCCTGCTGAATGTCCTGCACCAGATTCCGTCCCCGCTCCACTGGTCGCTGATGGCCGATGTGGATGACTATGGCGAGTGGAAAACCGGCAAGCGAATCACTGGGATCAGCTTTTCAGGCAATCTGTTCTTCCTGAAAGTCGGGCTGGCGATTGCTGGGGCGATGGTCGGCTTCCTGCTGTCCTACTATGGTTATGATGCCAATGCTCCAGAGCAAAATGCAGAAGCCATGAACGGTATCATTATGTTGTTCACCCTTATTCCCGGCGTAGGCTATTTGATTACCGCAGGCGTTGTACGTTTGCTGAAGGTCGATCGCCAGCTTATGCAGCAAATACAAATCGATCTGGAAAAACGCCGTAATAACTATCGGGAACTGAGCGAAAGCCGCGACAGTCAATCACCCAACGTCAAAAGAGGAGGAGAGAATGATGAACCCACATCAATGGCCTAA
- a CDS encoding glycoside hydrolase family 43 protein, translating to MNPHQWPNPLIEQRADPFILRHTDGQYYFIASVPEYNRLEIRRASSLEALAHATPVTIWRKHERGPLSTLIWAPELHVIHGKWYVYFAAAPTEDIKDGLFQHRMFALECADSDPLKGNWVERGRIYTQFDTFSLDATHFEHKGKRYYLWAQKDPAISGNSNLYLAEMENPWTLKGTPVMLSKPELPWEVVGFKVNEGPAVIKHGERLFITYSASATDENYCIGLLWANADSDLLNPTSWHKSQQPVFTTSRANRQFGPGHNSFTQTETGEDVLVYHARNYTEIEGDPLYDPNRHTRIKTFTWDRDGMPVFGEPPADRQ from the coding sequence ATGAACCCACATCAATGGCCTAACCCACTGATTGAACAACGGGCTGACCCTTTCATTCTTCGCCACACGGATGGACAATATTATTTTATTGCCTCAGTACCTGAATACAATCGGCTCGAAATTCGCCGGGCCAGTTCGCTGGAGGCGCTTGCCCACGCGACCCCAGTGACAATCTGGCGCAAGCATGAACGCGGCCCTTTAAGTACACTGATTTGGGCACCAGAACTGCACGTGATTCATGGCAAATGGTATGTCTATTTCGCCGCTGCGCCGACGGAAGACATCAAAGACGGCTTATTCCAGCACCGTATGTTTGCGCTGGAATGTGCAGACAGCGACCCGCTAAAAGGCAACTGGGTAGAAAGAGGCCGGATTTATACACAATTTGATACCTTCTCGCTGGATGCCACCCACTTTGAACATAAAGGCAAACGCTACTATCTATGGGCGCAAAAAGATCCCGCTATCTCTGGTAATTCGAATCTGTATCTGGCGGAAATGGAAAATCCGTGGACGCTGAAAGGCACGCCGGTCATGTTGAGCAAGCCGGAACTGCCGTGGGAAGTGGTCGGTTTTAAAGTCAACGAAGGGCCCGCTGTCATTAAACACGGAGAACGTCTCTTCATCACCTATTCCGCCAGCGCCACCGATGAAAATTACTGTATCGGCTTACTGTGGGCGAATGCAGACAGCGATCTGTTGAACCCGACAAGCTGGCATAAATCGCAGCAGCCGGTCTTTACCACCAGCCGAGCAAACCGGCAGTTTGGGCCAGGCCATAATAGCTTTACGCAAACAGAAACGGGCGAAGACGTTCTGGTTTACCACGCCCGCAACTACACGGAGATCGAAGGAGACCCGCTGTATGACCCTAATCGCCATACGCGGATTAAAACCTTCACCTGGGATCGTGACGGAATGCCCGTGTTCGGCGAACCGCCCGCTGACAGGCAATAA
- the ampE gene encoding beta-lactamase regulator AmpE, which yields MTLFTLLLTLAWERLFKQGEHWQIDHRLDVVFRHVPSPSLFQTLLLTLCSMGIVAGLLWLTSGILFGLISLLLWIVISLMCIGAGEIRQHYRRYLQAAQRGEADASREMAAELALIHGLPVGAGESEQLKELQNALLWINFRFYLAPLFWFVAAGPYGPIALVGYAFLRARQTWLARHNTPLERAQSGVDRLLHWLDWIPARLAGAAYALLGHGEKALPAWFASLGDSRSSPYWVLTQLAQFSLARESHVEPVETPKAAVTLAKKVTLVLVVVVALLTIYGALV from the coding sequence ATGACGCTGTTTACACTGTTGCTTACGCTGGCATGGGAACGGTTGTTCAAGCAGGGGGAGCATTGGCAGATCGATCATCGGCTTGACGTTGTATTCCGACACGTTCCCTCTCCCTCTTTATTTCAAACGCTGCTCCTGACGCTATGCAGCATGGGTATCGTGGCGGGATTGCTGTGGCTAACGAGTGGCATTCTGTTTGGCCTGATTTCTCTTTTGCTGTGGATTGTTATCAGCCTGATGTGTATTGGTGCGGGTGAGATTCGTCAGCACTATCGGCGCTATTTGCAGGCGGCACAGCGCGGCGAGGCGGATGCCAGCCGGGAAATGGCGGCGGAATTGGCGTTGATTCACGGTTTGCCCGTTGGCGCAGGTGAAAGCGAGCAGTTAAAAGAGCTGCAAAATGCATTGCTATGGATAAATTTCCGGTTTTATCTGGCTCCGCTATTTTGGTTCGTCGCCGCAGGGCCATACGGGCCGATTGCGCTAGTGGGGTATGCATTTTTGCGCGCCAGACAAACCTGGCTTGCTCGGCATAACACGCCGCTGGAACGTGCACAGTCCGGTGTTGATCGTTTGTTGCATTGGCTTGATTGGATCCCTGCACGTTTGGCGGGTGCGGCTTATGCCTTGCTGGGGCACGGCGAGAAAGCACTACCTGCCTGGTTCGCCTCGCTGGGGGATTCTCGCAGTTCACCGTATTGGGTGTTGACTCAACTGGCCCAATTTTCTCTCGCGCGTGAATCCCACGTTGAGCCTGTGGAGACGCCCAAAGCCGCTGTGACGCTGGCGAAAAAGGTGACGCTGGTATTAGTGGTTGTCGTCGCGCTCCTGACGATATACGGTGCGCTGGTTTAA
- the ampD gene encoding 1,6-anhydro-N-acetylmuramyl-L-alanine amidase AmpD: protein MLLENGWLSDITHTPSPHYDGRPNDEVPSLLVIHNISLPPGEFGGPYIDQLFTATLDPTAHPYFADISHLRVAAHCLIRRDGQTTQYVSFDQRAWHAGVSVFEGRDRCNDFSIGIELEGTDTLPFTMAQYHSLVAITRLLMRDYPITLSRITGHSDIAPGRKTDPGAAFDWDGYHRLLQENWTENKGSLDQ from the coding sequence ATGCTTTTGGAAAATGGCTGGTTATCTGACATTACCCACACGCCTTCACCGCATTATGATGGCCGCCCGAATGATGAGGTGCCTTCCTTGCTGGTGATTCACAATATCAGTCTGCCGCCCGGTGAGTTTGGTGGTCCGTATATTGATCAACTGTTTACGGCTACTTTGGATCCCACTGCGCATCCCTATTTTGCCGATATTTCCCATTTACGTGTAGCGGCACATTGCCTGATTCGTCGCGATGGGCAAACCACACAGTATGTGTCTTTCGACCAGCGCGCCTGGCATGCCGGTGTTTCGGTGTTTGAAGGCCGTGACCGCTGTAATGATTTCTCTATTGGCATCGAGCTGGAAGGTACGGATACGCTGCCTTTTACCATGGCGCAGTATCACTCACTGGTTGCGATTACACGCCTATTAATGCGGGATTATCCTATTACACTGTCGCGAATTACCGGACATAGCGACATCGCTCCGGGCCGCAAAACCGATCCCGGCGCGGCATTTGACTGGGATGGCTATCATCGTCTGCTACAAGAAAACTGGACAGAAAACAAAGGGAGTCTCGATCAATGA
- a CDS encoding nucleoside-specific channel-forming protein Tsx, producing MKKTFAAGALLALSCSMPALADSNKAEYLSDWWHQSVNVVGSAHTRFGPHLNSTTYLEYEAFARKDWFDFYGYADAPKFFGGDPDSRGIWDKGSPLFVEIEPRFSIDKLTGTDLSFGPFKEWYIANNVIYDQGRNSGSRQSTWYMGLGTDIDTGTDLSLSLNGYAKYQWQNYGAANENEWDGYRVKVKYSYPLGSLMGGNVSYISFTNFDFGSELRDKSNSSRTNNSIASSHILALGYDHWHYSFVARYFHNGGQWADGTELNFGKGPFEVKSTGWGYYLVVGYNF from the coding sequence ATGAAAAAAACTTTCGCCGCAGGCGCCTTGCTCGCACTGTCATGCTCAATGCCTGCCCTTGCCGACAGCAATAAAGCTGAATACCTCTCCGACTGGTGGCACCAGAGCGTTAACGTCGTCGGCAGCGCCCACACGCGTTTCGGACCACACCTGAACAGCACGACTTACCTGGAATATGAAGCATTTGCGCGTAAAGACTGGTTCGATTTCTACGGCTACGCCGACGCACCTAAGTTTTTCGGTGGCGATCCCGACAGCCGCGGTATTTGGGATAAAGGCTCCCCACTGTTTGTCGAGATCGAGCCACGCTTCTCGATTGATAAACTGACAGGAACGGATCTGAGCTTTGGACCGTTTAAAGAGTGGTACATCGCCAATAATGTTATTTACGATCAGGGTCGCAACAGCGGTTCACGCCAGAGCACGTGGTACATGGGGTTAGGGACCGATATTGATACCGGAACCGATCTGTCGCTCTCACTGAACGGCTATGCCAAATACCAATGGCAGAACTACGGCGCAGCGAACGAAAATGAGTGGGACGGCTATCGTGTAAAAGTGAAATACTCTTACCCACTCGGCTCCCTGATGGGCGGTAACGTCTCGTATATCAGCTTCACCAATTTCGATTTCGGTTCAGAACTGCGTGATAAATCAAATTCAAGCCGCACTAACAACTCCATTGCCTCCAGCCATATTCTGGCACTGGGCTACGACCACTGGCACTACTCGTTTGTCGCTCGTTATTTCCACAACGGCGGCCAATGGGCTGATGGCACAGAACTCAACTTTGGCAAAGGCCCGTTTGAAGTGAAATCCACCGGTTGGGGCTACTACCTGGTCGTCGGTTACAACTTCTAA